The Bombus fervidus isolate BK054 chromosome 3, iyBomFerv1, whole genome shotgun sequence genome includes a window with the following:
- the LOC139985632 gene encoding uncharacterized protein isoform X3 codes for MKEISIHETRIKAMDKKTYKKYKRRIAQAVAKVDNKAPRFEVSAYYKPHNMRSDINRVREIDKQNIKLLRRMNIITRLRTNIDCWLPKIKYKSKLENQELKNAQVMKENKNLLRKIRRASANYPTVEFIQDWKEMKMKMKHTKKYQKEPTTHTIGLQSPQDHCIITDLSLLKHINPSIRTKCFFEIEIQGDQKLGSIHFELYDDIVPRTCTNFAELCRGYNGLSYKNTPFHRIVSSYWCQGGDVTKLNGCGGKSIYGESFEHENYNLRHAGPGILSMCNETENTCNSKFNLTFRQLETVDGKNVVFGKVIAGLSNIYKISSFDGRKLRARTIV; via the exons atgaaagaaataagtATACATGAAACaag AATAAAAGCTATGgataaaaaaacatataaaaaatataaacgaaGGATCGCACAAGCTGTAGCTAAAGTCGATAATAAGGCTCCAAGATTTGAAGTGTCCGCATATTACAAACCGCATAATATGAGAAGTGACATAAATCGAGTAAGAGAAATCGACaagcaaaatataaaattattaaggCGGATGAATATAATTACTCGATTAAGG ACAAATATCGATTGCTGGTtaccaaaaataaaatataaatcaaaacTTGAAAATCAGGAACTAAAAAATGCACAAGtcatgaaagaaaataaaaatttattacgaaaaattCGTAGAGCAAGTGCTAATTATCCTACTGTCGAGTTTATACAAGAttggaaagaaatgaaaatgaaaatgaaacacactaaaaa ATATCAGAAAGAACCTACAACACATACCATTGGATTGCAATCTCCACAAGATCATTGTATAATTACAGATTTATCATTGCTAAAACATATAAATCCGTCTATTCGAACCAAATGtttttttgaaattgaaatccaAGGAGATCAGAAGTTAGGATCCATTCATTTTGAACTTTATGATGATATTGTACCTCGAACGTGTACAAATTTTGCGGAATTATGTCGTGGATATAATGGCTTATCGtacaa GAACACACCGTTTCATCGAATTGTATCCAGTTATTGGTGTCAAGGTGGAGACGTTACAAAACTTAACGGATGTGGAGGAAAGTCCATATATGGTGAATCATTTGAGCATGAGAATTACAACTTACGTCATGCTGGTCCCGGAATTTTGTCCATGTGTAACGAAACTGAAAATACATGCAATTCCAAATTTAATCTTACTTTTAGACAATTGGAAACAGTAGATGGGAAAAATGTAGTTTTTGGGAAAGTGATTGCAGGTCTCTCAAACATTTATAag ATATCGTCATTTGACGGCCGCAAACTACGGGCAAGAACAATTGTGTAG
- the LOC139985632 gene encoding uncharacterized protein isoform X1, translated as MKEISIHETRIKAMDKKTYKKYKRRIAQAVAKVDNKAPRFEVSAYYKPHNMRSDINRVREIDKQNIKLLRRMNIITRLRTNIDCWLPKIKYKSKLENQELKNAQVMKENKNLLRKIRRASANYPTVEFIQDWKEMKMKMKHTKKYQKEPTTHTIGLQSPQDHCIITDLSLLKHINPSIRTKCFFEIEIQGDQKLGSIHFELYDDIVPRTCTNFAELCRGYNGLSYKNTPFHRIVSSYWCQGGDVTKLNGCGGKSIYGESFEHENYNLRHAGPGILSMCNETENTCNSKFNLTFRQLETVDGKNVVFGKVIAGLSNIYKIEEFGTKTGKPFKTIIISNCGIISRYVKNR; from the exons atgaaagaaataagtATACATGAAACaag AATAAAAGCTATGgataaaaaaacatataaaaaatataaacgaaGGATCGCACAAGCTGTAGCTAAAGTCGATAATAAGGCTCCAAGATTTGAAGTGTCCGCATATTACAAACCGCATAATATGAGAAGTGACATAAATCGAGTAAGAGAAATCGACaagcaaaatataaaattattaaggCGGATGAATATAATTACTCGATTAAGG ACAAATATCGATTGCTGGTtaccaaaaataaaatataaatcaaaacTTGAAAATCAGGAACTAAAAAATGCACAAGtcatgaaagaaaataaaaatttattacgaaaaattCGTAGAGCAAGTGCTAATTATCCTACTGTCGAGTTTATACAAGAttggaaagaaatgaaaatgaaaatgaaacacactaaaaa ATATCAGAAAGAACCTACAACACATACCATTGGATTGCAATCTCCACAAGATCATTGTATAATTACAGATTTATCATTGCTAAAACATATAAATCCGTCTATTCGAACCAAATGtttttttgaaattgaaatccaAGGAGATCAGAAGTTAGGATCCATTCATTTTGAACTTTATGATGATATTGTACCTCGAACGTGTACAAATTTTGCGGAATTATGTCGTGGATATAATGGCTTATCGtacaa GAACACACCGTTTCATCGAATTGTATCCAGTTATTGGTGTCAAGGTGGAGACGTTACAAAACTTAACGGATGTGGAGGAAAGTCCATATATGGTGAATCATTTGAGCATGAGAATTACAACTTACGTCATGCTGGTCCCGGAATTTTGTCCATGTGTAACGAAACTGAAAATACATGCAATTCCAAATTTAATCTTACTTTTAGACAATTGGAAACAGTAGATGGGAAAAATGTAGTTTTTGGGAAAGTGATTGCAGGTCTCTCAAACATTTATAag ATTGAAGAATTTGGTACAAAAACAGGAAAACcatttaaaacaataattatatcCAATTGTGGTATTATATCAAGATATgtaaaaaatagataa
- the LOC139985632 gene encoding uncharacterized protein isoform X2 translates to MQNLISTAIKAMDKKTYKKYKRRIAQAVAKVDNKAPRFEVSAYYKPHNMRSDINRVREIDKQNIKLLRRMNIITRLRTNIDCWLPKIKYKSKLENQELKNAQVMKENKNLLRKIRRASANYPTVEFIQDWKEMKMKMKHTKKYQKEPTTHTIGLQSPQDHCIITDLSLLKHINPSIRTKCFFEIEIQGDQKLGSIHFELYDDIVPRTCTNFAELCRGYNGLSYKNTPFHRIVSSYWCQGGDVTKLNGCGGKSIYGESFEHENYNLRHAGPGILSMCNETENTCNSKFNLTFRQLETVDGKNVVFGKVIAGLSNIYKIEEFGTKTGKPFKTIIISNCGIISRYVKNR, encoded by the exons ATGCAAAATCTAATTTCCACTGC AATAAAAGCTATGgataaaaaaacatataaaaaatataaacgaaGGATCGCACAAGCTGTAGCTAAAGTCGATAATAAGGCTCCAAGATTTGAAGTGTCCGCATATTACAAACCGCATAATATGAGAAGTGACATAAATCGAGTAAGAGAAATCGACaagcaaaatataaaattattaaggCGGATGAATATAATTACTCGATTAAGG ACAAATATCGATTGCTGGTtaccaaaaataaaatataaatcaaaacTTGAAAATCAGGAACTAAAAAATGCACAAGtcatgaaagaaaataaaaatttattacgaaaaattCGTAGAGCAAGTGCTAATTATCCTACTGTCGAGTTTATACAAGAttggaaagaaatgaaaatgaaaatgaaacacactaaaaa ATATCAGAAAGAACCTACAACACATACCATTGGATTGCAATCTCCACAAGATCATTGTATAATTACAGATTTATCATTGCTAAAACATATAAATCCGTCTATTCGAACCAAATGtttttttgaaattgaaatccaAGGAGATCAGAAGTTAGGATCCATTCATTTTGAACTTTATGATGATATTGTACCTCGAACGTGTACAAATTTTGCGGAATTATGTCGTGGATATAATGGCTTATCGtacaa GAACACACCGTTTCATCGAATTGTATCCAGTTATTGGTGTCAAGGTGGAGACGTTACAAAACTTAACGGATGTGGAGGAAAGTCCATATATGGTGAATCATTTGAGCATGAGAATTACAACTTACGTCATGCTGGTCCCGGAATTTTGTCCATGTGTAACGAAACTGAAAATACATGCAATTCCAAATTTAATCTTACTTTTAGACAATTGGAAACAGTAGATGGGAAAAATGTAGTTTTTGGGAAAGTGATTGCAGGTCTCTCAAACATTTATAag ATTGAAGAATTTGGTACAAAAACAGGAAAACcatttaaaacaataattatatcCAATTGTGGTATTATATCAAGATATgtaaaaaatagataa
- the Stck gene encoding LIM zinc finger domain containing stck isoform X1 has product MPGVTGMSLDNMFCSRCREGFVPHEKIVNSNGELWHPQCFVCAQCFRPFPDGIFYEFEGYKYCEHDFHVLFAPCCEKCGEFVIGRVIKAMNANWHPGCFRCEECNGELADAGFIKCQGRALCHTCNARVKAGALGKYICHQCHGVIDDKPLRFRGELYHPYHFNCTACGIELNSDAREVNSRPGYAANEMNELYCLRCHDKMGIPICGACRRPIEERVVTALGKHWHVEHFVCAKCEKPFLGHRHYEKKGLAYCETHYHQLFGNLCFVCNQVISGDVFTALNKAWCVHHFACAFCDQKMNQKTKFFEFDLKPACKKCYDKFPQELKKRMRRMYDLNPKRLPA; this is encoded by the exons ATGCCAGG tgtTACAGGGATGTCTTTGGATAATATGTTCTGTTCTCGGTGTAGAGAAGGTTTTGTGCCTCATGAAAAGATTGTTAATTCAAATGGAGAGCTATGGCATCCTCAATGCTTTGT atgCGCACAATGTTTCCGTCCATTCCCAGATGGAATATTCTATGAATTCGAAGGATACAAATATTGTGAACATGATTTCCATGTCTTATTTGCACCTTGTTGTGAAAAATGTG GAGAATTTGTTATTGGCCGTGTAATAAAAGCAATGAATGCTAATTGGCATCCAGGATGTTTCCGTTGTGAAGAATGCAATGGTGAATTAGCTGATGCAGGATTTATTAAATGTCAGGGTAGAGCTTTATGCCATACATGTAACGCACGTGTTAAGGCTGGGGCacttggaaaatatatttgtcatCAGTGCCA tgGTGTAATTGATGACAAACCTCTCCGTTTTCGCGGAGAACTCTATCATCCATATCATTTTAATTGTACTGCTTGTGGTATAGAACTTAATTCAGATGCTAGAGAGGTTAATTCTAGACCAGGATATGCTGCCAATGAAATG AATGAGCTATACTGTTTGAGATGTCATGATAAAATGGGAATTCCAATTTGCGGTGCATGTCGACGTCCGATTGAGGAACGAGTAGTAACTGCTCTAGGTAAACATTGGCATGTTGAACATTTTGTTTGTGCAAAATGTGAAAAGCCGTTTTTAGGTCATCGACATTATGAAAAAAAAGGTTTAGCTTATTGTGAAACACATTACCATCAACTTTTCGGTAATTTGTGTTTTGTATGTAATCAAGTAATTTCTGGTGATG tTTTTACAGCTTTGAATAAAGCATGGTGCGTACATCATTTCGCCTGTGCATTTTGCGATCAAAAAATGAATCAAAAAACTAAATTTTTTGAATTTGATTTAAAACCCGCCTGTAAAAAATGTTACGATAAATTTCCACAAGAATTGAAAAAACGTATGCGCCGAATGTATGATTTAAATCCTAAAAGACTACCAGCTTAA
- the Stck gene encoding LIM zinc finger domain containing stck isoform X2: MSLDNMFCSRCREGFVPHEKIVNSNGELWHPQCFVCAQCFRPFPDGIFYEFEGYKYCEHDFHVLFAPCCEKCGEFVIGRVIKAMNANWHPGCFRCEECNGELADAGFIKCQGRALCHTCNARVKAGALGKYICHQCHGVIDDKPLRFRGELYHPYHFNCTACGIELNSDAREVNSRPGYAANEMNELYCLRCHDKMGIPICGACRRPIEERVVTALGKHWHVEHFVCAKCEKPFLGHRHYEKKGLAYCETHYHQLFGNLCFVCNQVISGDVFTALNKAWCVHHFACAFCDQKMNQKTKFFEFDLKPACKKCYDKFPQELKKRMRRMYDLNPKRLPA, translated from the exons ATGTCTTTGGATAATATGTTCTGTTCTCGGTGTAGAGAAGGTTTTGTGCCTCATGAAAAGATTGTTAATTCAAATGGAGAGCTATGGCATCCTCAATGCTTTGT atgCGCACAATGTTTCCGTCCATTCCCAGATGGAATATTCTATGAATTCGAAGGATACAAATATTGTGAACATGATTTCCATGTCTTATTTGCACCTTGTTGTGAAAAATGTG GAGAATTTGTTATTGGCCGTGTAATAAAAGCAATGAATGCTAATTGGCATCCAGGATGTTTCCGTTGTGAAGAATGCAATGGTGAATTAGCTGATGCAGGATTTATTAAATGTCAGGGTAGAGCTTTATGCCATACATGTAACGCACGTGTTAAGGCTGGGGCacttggaaaatatatttgtcatCAGTGCCA tgGTGTAATTGATGACAAACCTCTCCGTTTTCGCGGAGAACTCTATCATCCATATCATTTTAATTGTACTGCTTGTGGTATAGAACTTAATTCAGATGCTAGAGAGGTTAATTCTAGACCAGGATATGCTGCCAATGAAATG AATGAGCTATACTGTTTGAGATGTCATGATAAAATGGGAATTCCAATTTGCGGTGCATGTCGACGTCCGATTGAGGAACGAGTAGTAACTGCTCTAGGTAAACATTGGCATGTTGAACATTTTGTTTGTGCAAAATGTGAAAAGCCGTTTTTAGGTCATCGACATTATGAAAAAAAAGGTTTAGCTTATTGTGAAACACATTACCATCAACTTTTCGGTAATTTGTGTTTTGTATGTAATCAAGTAATTTCTGGTGATG tTTTTACAGCTTTGAATAAAGCATGGTGCGTACATCATTTCGCCTGTGCATTTTGCGATCAAAAAATGAATCAAAAAACTAAATTTTTTGAATTTGATTTAAAACCCGCCTGTAAAAAATGTTACGATAAATTTCCACAAGAATTGAAAAAACGTATGCGCCGAATGTATGATTTAAATCCTAAAAGACTACCAGCTTAA
- the LOC139985635 gene encoding cytochrome c oxidase subunit 5B, mitochondrial translates to MAWLCSRTIFQSCRRQFYRDAVRYTKEKEKTFADPLELATGLEKRELLAAAAGDFDPYHMKAIEISRDSTKDNPNLVPSAFKSRVVGCLCEEDTAHVNWMWLHEGQPRRCECGHWFKLTEVAPLG, encoded by the exons ATGGCATGGTTATGTAGTCGTACTATTTTTCAGTCATGTCGACGACAATTTTACCGCGATGCTGTGAGATATacaaaagagaaggaaaaga CTTTTGCCGATCCGCTAGAACTAGCCACGGGTTTGGAGAAACGTGAGTTACTTGCTGCTGCCGCTGGCGATTTT GATCCATATCACATGAAGGCCATAGAAATATCGCGTGATAGCACAAAGGACAATCCAAATTTAGTACCAAGTGCATTCAAAAGTCGTGTTGTTGGTTGCCTTTGCGAAGAAGATACTGCACACGTGAATTGGATGTGGTTGCATGAAGGACAGCCACGCCGCTGTGAATGTGGTCATTGGTTTAAACTGACTGAAGTCGCTCCTTTAGGataa
- the LOC139998365 gene encoding cyclin-dependent kinases regulatory subunit isoform X1 → MPADQIQYSEKYNDDKYEYRHVILPVDLARHVPKTHLMSETEWRNLGVQQSPGWVHYMMHVPGIKINTLVHEPHVLLFRRPRTDVLTNTRNTSFQREYQSVYCV, encoded by the exons ATGCCAGCTGATCAAATACAATACTCTGAAAAATACAACGatgataaatatgaatatag GCATGTTATTTTGCCAGTTGATTTAGCAAGACATGTTCCAAAAACTCATCTTATGTCAGAAACAGAATGGAGAAATTTAGGAGTTCAACAAAGTCCAGGCTGGGTACATTATATGATGCATGTACCaggtataaaaataaacacgCTTGTACATG AACCACATGTACTACTGTTTCGTAGACCAAGAACTGATGTTTTAACAAATACAAGGAACACCTCTTTTCAAAGAGAATATCAAAGTGTATATTGtgtttaa
- the LOC139998365 gene encoding cyclin-dependent kinases regulatory subunit isoform X2, which translates to MPADQIQYSEKYNDDKYEYRHVILPVDLARHVPKTHLMSETEWRNLGVQQSPGWVHYMMHVPEPHVLLFRRPRTDVLTNTRNTSFQREYQSVYCV; encoded by the exons ATGCCAGCTGATCAAATACAATACTCTGAAAAATACAACGatgataaatatgaatatag GCATGTTATTTTGCCAGTTGATTTAGCAAGACATGTTCCAAAAACTCATCTTATGTCAGAAACAGAATGGAGAAATTTAGGAGTTCAACAAAGTCCAGGCTGGGTACATTATATGATGCATGTACCag AACCACATGTACTACTGTTTCGTAGACCAAGAACTGATGTTTTAACAAATACAAGGAACACCTCTTTTCAAAGAGAATATCAAAGTGTATATTGtgtttaa
- the LOC139998363 gene encoding uncharacterized protein, translated as MYDLCPLCSKNGLKNKIILLQINLQEAVWVCEEEKCVWPFGYEDFVFYPRTVGKFWSYYWDDYKPTTPRLKENLITSTPSKLPSCFTPVIPTKHIPKEVINNLDMHPLENINATNSSSNIINSNTNFDDLHISVSEKSSMISNIDIKKEYNDINTLNNETIVNNVHSNKLQSINDNIEDIKFENEWKNEDIKEKNDISIENVISMNTVKKAPKITSIEKTNIIISNMKIGNPIPNVKLRNEESVHQKSKKEILDVESVDVTGTKLKPEVEELPNLEPSENNENILKPNLNITMMKIDGLPPITLSFEIPGCSTAPETVIANTQLGSYKSNNTKPNSFEVKHTVVKRNISSGKIYEKFNFSAIKKKLESNNSSNTNNNKDNISNVKTQIQKVENDPPEPKPISNESAICVSNELDKSYSSDMKIQIQKVENDSPEPKPISNESAICVSNELDKSYSTDMKIQVQQVKNDSPEIISNVSASCVQNQLDESVMSLSNHEIIESDAVGVNASVNIDTVLEELICNNYSISENINDDWIESLLI; from the exons ATGTATGATCTATGCCCATTGTGTTCGAAAAATGGccttaagaataaaataatattattgcaaattaatttacaagaGGCTGTATGGGTATGTGAAGAAGAAAAG TGTGTATGGCCTTTTGGATATGaagattttgtattttatccgAGAACAGTAGGAAAATTCTGGTCTTATTATTGGGATGATTATAAGCCAACAACACcaagattaaaagaaaatcttaTAACATCAACTCCATCAAAGCTACCATCATGTTTCACACCTGTAATACCTACCAAACATATACCAAAAGAAGTTATCAATAATTTAGATATGCATCCTTTAGAGAATATCAATGCTACAAATAGCAgttcaaatataataaactcAAATACTAATTTTGATGATCTACATATTTCTGTTTCTGAAAAATCAAGTATGATATCAAACATTGATATCAAAAAAGAATACAATGATATTAATActttaaataatgaaactattgtaaataatgtacatagcaataaattacaatcaattaatgataatatagaagatataaaatttgagaatgaatggaaaaatgaagatattaaagaaaaaaatgatatttccaTAGAAAATGTTATAAGTATGAATACTGTCAAGAAGGCACCAAAAATAACAAGTATTGAAAAAACaaacattattatttctaatatgAAAATAGGAAATCCGATCCCTAATGTTAAGTTAAGAAATGAAGAATCTGTTcatcaaaaatcaaaaaaggaaattttagATGTTGAATCTGTAGATGTTACTGGAACTAAATTGAAACCAGAAGTTGAAGAATTACCAAATCTAGAACCAagtgaaaataatgaaaatatattaaaacctaatttaaatataactatGATGAAAATAGATGGTTTACCACCTATCACATTGTCATTTGAAATTCCAGGATGCTCTACAGCTCCTGAAACAGTAATAGCTAATACACAATTAGGTagttataaaagtaataatacaAAACCAAACAGTTTCGAAGTGAAACATACAGTTGTAAAACGGAATATAAGTAGTGGTAAAATATAtgagaaattcaattttagtGCAATTAAGAAAAAGCTGGAATCAAATAATTCCAGCAACACTAATAATAACaaagataatatttctaatgtGAAGACACAAAttcaaaaagtagaaaatgatCCACCAGAACCAAAACCAATTTCAAATGAAAGTGCTATTTGTGTATCGAATGAACTTGATAAGTCTTATTCTTCAGATATGAAGATACAAATTCAAAAGGTAGAAAATGATTCACCAGAACCAAAACCAATTTCAAATGAAAGTGCTATTTGTGTATCGAATGAACTTGATAAGTCCTATTCTACAGATATGAAGATACAAGTTCAGCAAGTAAAAAATGATTCAccagaaataatttcaaatgtgAGTGCTAGTTGCGTACAAAATCAACTTGATGAATCTGTAATGTCCTTATCAAATCATGAAATTATAGAATCTGATGCTGTAGGAGTCAATGCTAGTGTAAATATAGATACTGTTTTGGAAGAgcttatatgtaataattatagtatttctgaaaatataaaCGATGACTGGATAGAATCTCTATTAATCTag
- the LOC139998364 gene encoding PSME3-interacting protein: MSSGFISEAEIAEQRRIRQEEWERVRTADQPLEAPEETYDTRSLYERLQEQKNKRDAEYEEAHKLKNMIKGLDDDEVEFLDLVDRTKLEEERKKNLEEEKEMRDFKAAVASLQEKSLNEKLKQELKNPQIVNKNISSGSRTSQLKLLAGVVVKRPEKQKEDLARGVKRKLSDESKDTSKKEDCELNEQIIAECEPTFKTDTLEHKNITNETGMKCIGILPGLGTYEDSSDSECSSDTDQDPEPNHSKYDLLGRKIKILKDKEKS, encoded by the exons ATGAGTTCAGGATTTATATCAGAAGCTGAAATTGCAGAACAGCGAAGAATACGACAAGAAGAATGGGAACGTGTACGAACTGCAGACCAACCATTAG AAGCTCCAGAAGAAACATATGATACAAGATCTTTATATGAACGATTGCAAGaacaaaaaaacaaaagagatGCAGAATATGAGGAAGCACATAAGTTAA aaaatatgataaaaggtTTAGATGATGATGAAGTAGAATTTTTGGATTTGGTGGATAgaacaaaattagaagaagagcgtaaaaaaaatcttgaagaagaaaaagaaatgcgAGATTTCAAAGCTGCTGTTGCTTCATTACAAGAAAAATCcctaaatgaaaaattaaaacaagaattaaaaaatcctcaaattgtaaataaaaatatttcttctggaag TCGTACTtcgcaattaaaattattagctGGTGTTGTAGTTAAACGTCCTGAAAAGCAAAAAGaag ATCTTGCACGGGGTGTTAAAAGAAAGTTATCTGATGAAAGCAAGGACACATCAAAGAAAGAAGATTGTGAACTAAATGAACAAATAATAGCTGAATGTGAACCCACATTCAAAACTGATACTTtagaacataaaaatataacaaatgaaACAGGCATGAAGTGTATTGGAATTTTGCCTGGCCTTGGCACATACGAAGATTCTAGTGATAGTGAATGTAGTTCAGATACAGATCAAGATCCGGAACCAAATCATTCCAAATACGATCTGTTAGgtcgaaaaattaaaattttgaaagataaagaaaaaagctgA
- the Rps7 gene encoding ribosomal protein S7, whose product MFTANAKIIKSGGAEPDAFEASISQALLELEMNSDLKSQLRELYITKAREIETNNKKCIIIYVPMPKLKAFQKIQTRLVRELEKKFSGKHVMFVGERKILPKPTRKTRTKNKQKRPRSRTLTAVYDALLEDLVYPVEIVGKRIRIKLDGTQLIKVHLDKNEQTNIEHKVDTFAAVYKKLTGRDVTFEFPETYV is encoded by the exons ATGTTCACAGCAAAcgctaaaataataaaaagtggCGGGGCCGAACCCGATGCGTTCGAAGCCAGCATTTCCCAAGCTCTTCTGGAACTGGAAATGAATAGTGATTTAAAATCGCAATTAAGAGAACTTTATATCACTAAAGCACGTGAAATAgaaactaataataaaaag tgcattattatatatgtacctATGCCAAAGTTGAAGgcatttcaaaaaattcaaacTAGACTTGTACGTGAactagaaaagaaattttctggAAAGCATGTTATGTTTGTTGGAGAACGTAAGATTTTGCCCAAACCAACAAGAAAAACACGTACTAAGAATAAGCAAAAGAGGCCTAGaag CCGTACCTTAACTGCAGTATATGATGCATTATTAGAGGATTTAGTGTATCCTGTAGAGATTGTTGGAAAACGCATCAGAATTAAACTTGATGGAACACAACTTATTAAAGTTCATTTAGATAAAAATGAGCAAACAAACATTGAACACAag GTTGATACCTTTGCCGCCGTCTATAAGAAGCTAACAGGCCGGGATGTAACATTTGAATTCCCAGAAACTTAtgtataa
- the L(3)87df gene encoding cytochrome c oxidase assembly factor COX20 lethal (3) 87Df, producing MEDERTVYHYEEGKERRMPFTIFGEPIIKTHCQRNAMISAISGGMVGGLIAFLFTSNPRRSTQIGVITYGVIGITGALYCTYDEIQSRSERREFRKLMYMETHKSQIKDTNSVDNVSNPKLESI from the coding sequence aTGGAAGATGAAAGAACTGTATATCATtatgaagaaggaaaagaaagaaggatgCCCTTTACCATCTTTGGTGAACCAATAATTAAAACACATTGTCAAAGAAATGCTATGATATCTGCTATTTCTGGTGGCATGGTTGGTGGTTTAATAGCATTTTTGTTTACTAGTAATCCAAGAAGGTCTACACAAATAGGAGTAATTACTTATGGTGTAATAGGAATTACTGGTGCACTTTATTGTACATACGATGAAATACAATCAAGAAGTGAAAGAAGAGAATTTAGGAAACTTATGTATATGGAAACTCATAAATCCCAAATCAAGGATACAAACTCAGTTGATAATGTATCAAACCCAAAACTTGAAAGTATTTAA